From the Pedobacter cryoconitis genome, one window contains:
- a CDS encoding aminotransferase class IV: MSSNTVFLNDAFIVEAQASLLVTDLSIQRGYGIFDFFKTINGKPVFLDDHIARFYNSAQKMHLHISQTPEELKDIITELMQKNNLPDSGIKMTLTGGYSADAYTLPAAQNLIITQTALTVPKGLQAEGTTLVTYPYQRQLSEMKTLDYSMAIWLQPFIKENNAGDVLYQFDGFIKETPRANFFMVTTEGEVITAKDNVLSGVIRKNILNLKDTGFQLTEREFSLEELYNASEAFITSTTKNILPVLKVDGKAIGNGKAGKITTQLSALLLEKIR; encoded by the coding sequence ATGAGCTCCAATACTGTTTTTCTAAACGATGCTTTTATAGTGGAAGCTCAAGCTTCCCTATTAGTTACCGATCTTTCTATACAAAGAGGTTATGGAATATTTGACTTCTTTAAAACAATAAATGGTAAGCCAGTTTTCTTAGACGATCATATCGCACGCTTTTATAATTCTGCACAAAAAATGCACCTGCATATCAGTCAGACCCCTGAAGAATTAAAAGATATCATTACTGAACTGATGCAGAAAAACAATTTACCGGATTCAGGGATTAAGATGACTTTAACCGGCGGCTATTCTGCTGATGCCTATACCCTGCCAGCTGCACAAAATCTGATCATTACCCAGACAGCCTTAACTGTCCCAAAGGGACTTCAGGCCGAAGGCACCACTTTGGTTACTTATCCTTATCAAAGGCAGTTGTCAGAAATGAAAACGCTGGATTATTCTATGGCAATCTGGCTACAACCATTTATTAAAGAAAATAATGCAGGCGATGTATTGTATCAGTTCGATGGTTTTATTAAAGAAACACCAAGGGCCAACTTTTTTATGGTAACTACTGAGGGCGAAGTAATTACTGCTAAAGACAATGTTCTGAGCGGGGTAATCCGTAAAAATATATTGAATCTTAAGGATACAGGCTTTCAATTGACTGAACGTGAGTTTAGCCTGGAAGAACTCTATAACGCAAGCGAAGCCTTTATAACCAGCACCACGAAAAACATTCTTCCTGTGCTAAAGGTAGATGGAAAAGCAATTGGCAACGGGAAAGCGGGAAAGATTACGACTCAATTATCTGCTTTGCTGCTTGAAAAAATAAGATAG